A region from the Drosophila ananassae strain 14024-0371.13 chromosome 2L, ASM1763931v2, whole genome shotgun sequence genome encodes:
- the LOC6505787 gene encoding trithorax group protein osa isoform X5 yields the protein MNEKIKSPQTQQSQQQPGGAGAGAPAPSATPPSAAGATPPTSGPPTPNNNSNNGSDPSVQQQSIAPHPYGAPPPPGSAPGGPPDPAAVMHYHHLHQQQQHPPPPHMQQQQQPHHGGPAPPPPGGAPEHAPGVKEDYAHLPPPHSHPAYARYHTDPNMDPYRYGQPLPGGKPPQQQQQQPPQQQQQPGPGGSPNRPPQQQRYIPGQPPQGPTPTLNSLLQSSNPPPPPQHRYANSYDPQQAAASAAAAAAQQQAGGPPPPPPGHGPPPPQHQPYGAQQGGWAPPPRPYSPQLGPSQQYRTPPPTNTSRGQSPYPPAHGQNSGSYPSSPQQQQQQQQQQQQQQQPQQAGQQPGGPVPGGPPPGAGQQPPQQNTPPTSQYSPYPQRYPTPPGLPATGPNHRTAYSTHQYPEPNRPWPGGSSPSPGPGHPLPPASPHHVPPMQQQQPPPPPHAVVGGPPPSSSPGHAPSPSPQPSQASPSPHQELIGQNSNDSSSGGAHSGMGSGPPGTPNPQQVMRPTPSPTGSSGSRSMSPAVAQNHPISRPASNQSSGGGPMQQPPVGAGGPPPMPPHPGMPGVPPQQQQSQQQQASNSASSASNSPQQTPPPGPPPNQSVNNMATPPPPPQGATGGGYPMPPHMHGGYKMGGPGQSPGGQGYPPQQPQQYPPGNYPPRAQYPPGAYATGPPPPPTSQAGAGGANSMPSGTQAGGYQGRPMPNHSGQYPPYQWVPPSPQQPVPGGAPGNAQMGNHVQGKGTPPPPVVGGPPPPQGSGSPRPLNYLKQHLQHKGGYGGSPTPPQGPQGYGNGPTGMHPGMPMGPPHHMGPPHGPTSMGPPTSTPPQSQMLQGQGQGQGQTTGGGPEGSGPEHISQDNGISSSGPTGAAGMHAVTAVVTTGPDGTPMDEVSQQSTLSNASAASGEDPQCTTPKSRKNDPYSHLPPPSTSPHPVVMHPGSGGPVEEYDISSPPSWPRPAGSPQVFNHVPVQQEPFRSTITTTKKSDSLCKLYEMDDNPDRRGWLDKLRAFMEERRTPITACPTISKQPLDLYRLYIYVKERGGFVEVCKVTKSKTWKDIAGLLGIGASSSAAYTLRKHYTKNLLTFECHFDRGDIDPGPIIQQVEAGSKKKTAKAASVPSPGSSNSQDSFPAPPGSAPNAAIDGYPGYPGGSPYPGASGPQPDYAAAGQMQRPPSQSNPQTPHPGAASAVAAGDNISVSNPFEDSGPGGGPAAAPGAVAGAVSAVGGGQPPPPPHSPHAPPQQQQQQHPHHPQHPGLGPPPPQQQQPGQQPGQQPPPVVGGGPAPPAPQQHGPGQVPPSPQPQQQHVRPAAGAPYPPGGSGYPSPVARTPGSPYPSQPGAYGQYGSSDQYNATGPPGQPFGQGPGQYPPQNRNMYPPYGPEGEAPPTGANQYGPYGSRPYSQPPPGGPQPPAQAVAGGPPASGTPGAPPSSAYPTNRPGQQEYYQPPPDQSPQPRRHPDFIKDSQPYPGYNARPQIYGGWPGGNQQFRPQYPASPAPQTWGSAPPRGAAPPPGAPHGPPIQQPAGVAQWDQHRYPPQQAPPPPAQQSQQQQQQQPQQPPYQQAGGPPGQQQSQAPPQWAQLNPGQAAQPGIAPPGSPLRPPSGPPGQQQRMSGMPPQQQSQQQPAPGQQPPPQQATPGIPQVGPGGMVKPPYAMPPPPSQQVGQPGVGQVGVPPGGMMAQKQAPMPGQPGMQPQPLQQQQQPPHQHPHPHQHPHQHPQHPHPHQMPPNQQVPGGGIMMPGGGGAQLVKKELIFPLDSVESTTPVLYRRKRLTKADVCPVDPWRIFMAMRSGLLTECTWALDVLNVLLFDDTTVQFFGISNLPGLLTLLLEHFQKNLAEMFDERDGEEHASEEAEAADDDADSGTVMCDNRQSRCVRSISSYNRKRHYENMDRGAKGVGNASDSEDADEGIDLGQVRVQPNPEERSLLLSFTPNYTMVTRKGVPVRIQPADHDIFVDERQKAWDIDTNRLYEQLEPVGSDAWTFGFTEPDPLDGIIDVFKSEIVNIPFARYVRSDKKTKAPKKPEIKKEENSAEEEQNTYNKKRRLVSGGSSNDGGKKSKLSSEEFVQPNAEVKKEPADSDCRTIDMEIDESPQRLTNGVAPSTPQDGFDPRTTVRDAAHVLQRRRDSSYEDECYTRDEASLHLVNESQDSLARRCIALSNIFRNLTFVPGNETVLAKSTRFLAVLGRLLLLNHEHLRRTPKTRNYDREEDTDFSDSCSSLQGEREWWWDYLITIRENMLVAMANIAGHLELSRYDELIARPLIDGLLHWAVCPSAHGQDPFPSCGPNSALSPQRLALEALCKLCVTDANVDLVIATPPFSRLEKLCAVLTRHLCRNEDQVLREFSVNLLHYLAAADSAMARTVALQSPCISYLVAFIEQAEQTALGVANQHGINYLRENPDSMGTSLDMLRRAAGTLLHLAKHPDNRSLFMQQEQRLLGLVMSHILDQQVALIISRVLYQVSRGAGPMHSVEFRLLQQRQQQLQRPGGAEKPASTAASGSGAAGTAVKVEPAVTSEPIESKPPAVVNDENSNSSQQLPPAATFNDVSNSSTNSNSCGTVSSNQTNNSSSNSTHSSSAVSSQSANTTCPPATGGTSVTAAAAAAAAIVNDQQQVSKVAAALSSATAAAAVAAAAASASSAQPATPAVAQPAAPPPTNTGTTTAVA from the exons atgaatgaaaaaataaagtcTCCGCAAACGCAGCAGTCGCAGCAGCAGCCCGGTGGCGCTGGTGCTGGAGCTCCTGCCCCctctgccacgcccccgtCGGCGGCAGGTGCCACACCGCCAACTTCGGGCCCGCCCACTCCCAATAATAACAGTAACAACGGCAGTGACCCCAGCGTCCAGCAGCAGAGTATAGCGCCTCACCCCTATGGTGCCCCACCACCCCCTGGCTCCGCACCCGGCGGTCCGCCAGACCCGGCTGCTGTCATGCATTATCATCACctgcaccagcagcagcagcacccgCCGCCGCCTCAcatgcagcaacaacaacagccgcACCACGGCGGACCGGCGCCACCACCGCCCGGAGGAGCACCTGAGCATGCGCCCGGCGTTAAGGAGGACTACGCTCACCTGCCGCCACCGCATTCGCATCCTGCGTATGCCCGCTACCACACCGATCCCAACATGGATCCCTACCGTTACGGACAACCGCTGCCAGGCGGCAAGCCtcctcagcagcagcagcagcaaccgccccagcaacagcagcagccggGTCCAGGAGGCTCCCCCAACCggccgccgcagcagcagcgctATATTCCCGGACAGCCACCACAGGGACCCACGCCAACGCTGAATTCGCTTCTGCAATCCTCGAATCCGCCGCCTCCGCCCCAGCACCGCTACGCCAATAGCTACGATCCCCAACAAGCGGCAgcttcagcagcagcagcggcagcacagCAGCAAGCGGGAGGTCCGCCTCCCCCGCCACCAGGCCATGGGCCTCCTCCGCCACAGCACCAACCGTACGGGGCGCAACAAGGCGGCTGGGCGCCTCCGCCGCGGCCCTACAGTCCCCAGCTAGGACCATCGCAGCAGTATAGGACACCGCCACCG ACAAATACTTCCAGGGGTCAGTCACCCTATCCGCCAGCCCATGGTCAAAATTCAGGTTCCTATCCTAGTTcgccgcagcagcaacaacagcaacagcagcaacaacagcagcagcagcagccacagcagGCGGGACAGCAGCCCGGCGGCCCTGTGCCGGGCGGACCACCGCCTGGTGCGGGTCagcagccgccccagcagaaCACACCGCCAACATCTCAATATTCGCCGTACCCGCAACGCTATCCGACTCCGCCGGGCCTCCCAGCGACCGGGCCCAACCATCGAACTGCCTACTCGACGCATCAG TATCCTGAGCCCAATCGGCCTTGGCCAGGTGGCTCCTCTCCTAGCCCCGGCCCCGGACACCCCTTGCCGCCCGCTTCTCCGCACCATGTGCCGCcgatgcagcagcaacagcctcCACCGCCACCTCACGCCGTCGTCGGCGGGCCGCCACCTAGCAGCAGTCCGGGCCATGCGCCCAGTCCGTCTCCACAGCCCTCCCAGGCGTCGCCTTCGCCCCACCAG GAGCTAATTGGACAGAACAGCAACGACAGCTCCAGCGGCGGGGCGCACAGTGGCATGGGCTCCGGTCCCCCCGGCACCCCCAACCCCCAGCAAGTGATGCGACCAACGCCCTCGCCCACCGGATCCTCCGGCTCACGTTCCATGTCCCCAGCAGTTG CCCAAAATCATCCGATCTCTCGTCCGGCGAGCAACCAGTCGAGTGGCGGCGGTCCCATGCAGCAGCCGCCAGTAGGTGCGGGTGGTCCGCCACCGATGCCACCGCACCCCGGAATGCCAGGAGTCCCAcctcagcagcagcaatcTCAGCAGCAACAGGCATCGAACTCGGCCTCGTCGGCGAGCAATTCCCCGCAGCAGACGCCGCCGCCGGGTCCACCGCCGAATCAGAGTGTCAACAACATGGCCACGCCCCCTCCTCCGCCGCAGGGAGCCACGGGAGGAGGCTACCCAATGCCGCCACATATGCACGGCGGCTACAAAATGGGAGGCCCTGGGCAGAGTCCCGGTGGTCAAGGCTATCCGCCGCAGCAGCCACAGCAATATCCACCAG gcAACTATCCGCCACGAGCTCAGTATCCGCCTGGCGCCTATGCCACCGGACCTCCGCCGCCGCCCACGAGCCAGGCAGGAGCTGGTGGGGCCAACAGCATGCCGTCGGGTACCCAGGCCGGAGGTTACCAAGGTCGACCCATGCCCAACCACAGTGGGCAGTATCCGCCGTACCAATGGGTTCCGCCCTCACCCCAGCAACCTGTGCCCGGCGGAGCTCCCGGAAATGCACAAATGGGTAACCATGTGCAGGGAAAAGGAACTCCACCGCCACCAGTTGTGGGCGGACCTCCTCCACCGCAAGGAAGCGGCTCGCCACGGCCACTGAACTATTTGAAGCAGCATTTACAGCACAAAGGCGGCTACGGAGGTAGTCCAACGCCGCCACAGGGACCTCAAGGATACGGAAACGGTCCGACGGGAATGCATCCCGGCATGCCGATGGGACCACCTCATCACATGGGCCCTCCACACGGGCCAACTAGTATGGGCCCACCTACCAGCACGCCGCCTCAGTCGCAGATGCTACAGGGTCAGGGGCAGGGACAAGGGCAGACCACCGGCGGTGGTCCGGAAGGCAGCGGCCCGGAGCATATATCCCAGGATAACGGTATCAGTTCGTCTGGTCCAACGGGTGCCGCTGGAATGCATGCGGTCACAGCGGTGGTTACCACCGGACCAGATGGCACCCCAATGGACGAAGTCAGCCAACAGAGCACGCTTTCGAATGCATCAGCGG CATCCGGCGAAGATCCTCAATGCACCACACCAAAGTCGCGCAAGAACGATCCCTATAGTCACTTACCTCCGCCAAGCACATCGCCCCATCCGGTTGTGATGCATCCGGGAAGCGGTGGGCCCGTCGAGGAGTACGACATAAGCTCGCCGCCGAGTTGGCCGCGCCCAGCTGGCAGCCCG CAGGTTTTCAACCATGTTCCGGTGCAACAGGAGCCGTTCCGTAGCACTATCACCACGACCAAGAAGTCGGACTCGCTGTGCAAGCTCTACGAGATGGACGACAATCCGGACCGGCGCGGCTGGCTGGACAAGCTGCGGGCGTTCATGGAGGAGCGGCGGACTCCGATTACCGCCTGCCCCACCATCTCAAAACAGCCACTCGATTTATATAggttatatatttatgtaaaaGAACGTGGCGGATTCGTCGAGGTATGCAAG GTGACTAAGAGCAAGACATGGAAGGATATTGCCGGGCTCCTGGGCATTGGAGCGAGCAGCAGTGCGGCGTATACCCTGCGCAAGCACTACACCAAGAACCTACTGACCTTCGAGTGTCACTTCGACCGCGGCGACATTGATCCGGGCCCTATTATTCAGCAGGTGGAGGCGGGCAGCAAGAAGAAAACAGCCAAAGCAGCGTCGGTTCCCTCGCCAG GCTCGTCGAACTCGCAGGACTCGTTCCCAGCCCCGCCAGGCTCAGCTCCCAATGCGGCAATCGATGGGTACCCCGGCTATCCAGGTGGCAGTCCTTACCCGGGTGCCAGCGGTCCTCAGCCGGATTATGCGGCCGCGGGCCAGATGCAGCGGCCGCCCTCTCAAAGTAACCCGCAAACACCTCATCCTG GCGCCGCCTCCGCTGTTGCCGCAGGCGATAACATAAGCGTTAGCAATCCTTTCGAGGATTCCGGCCCAGGTGGCggtcctgctgctgctcccggTGCTGTAGCTGGGGCTGTTTCTGCTGTCGGCGGGGgccaaccaccaccaccgccccATTCACCGCACGCACCgccacagcagcaacaacaacagcaccCACACCATCCCCAGCACCCGGGTCTGGGACCACCTCCgccacagcagcaacagccggGGCAACAGCCAGGGCAGCAACCACCACCGGTGGTGGGCGGTGGGccagcaccaccagcaccacagCAGCATGGGCCTGGTCAGGTGCCGCCGTCgccgcagccgcagcagcagcatgtGCGCCCAGCCGCCGGAGCACCTTATCCGCCTGGTGGCTCCGGCTACCCATCGCCCGTGGCTAGAACGCCAG GCTCGCCGTATCCGTCGCAGCCCGGAGCTTACGGCCAGTACGGTTCTAGCGATCAGTACAACGCCACTGGACCGCCTGGTCAGCCGTTTGGACAGGGCCCCGGACAATATCCGCCGCAGAACCGGAACATGTACCCTCCATACGGACCGGAGGGGGAAGC CCCTCCCACTGGTGCCAATCAGTACGGACCCTATGGCAGCCGGCCATACAGTCAGCCGCCTCCAGGAGGCCCGCAGCCCCCGGCACAAGCTGTTGCGGGTGGGCCGCCAGCCAGCGGAACACCTGGAGCGCCTCCAAGCAGCGCGTACCCCACTAACAGGCCTGGGCAGCAGGAATATTACCAACCACCACCAGATCAA AGCCCACAGCCTCGACGGCACCCGGATTTCATTAAAGACTCGCAGCCCTATCCAGGCTACAATGCCAGACCTCAGATATATG GTGGTTGGCCAGGCGGTAATCAGCAGTTTAGGCCGCAGTATCCAGCTTCACCAGCCCCGCAGACCTGGGGAAGTGCTCCGCCGCGGGGAGCTGCGCCACCGCCGGGCGCCCCTCACGGTCCGCCGATCCAACAACCCGCGGGTGTGGCTCAGTGGGACCAGCACCGATATCCACCACAGCAAGCACCGCCACCGCCGGCGCAACAGtctcagcagcagcaacagcaacagccgcAGCAGCCGCCGTATCAGCAGGCTGGTGGTCCTCCAGGACAGCAGCAGTCACAGGCACCACCACAATGGGCGCAACTTAACCCTGGCCAGGCGGCACAGCCCGGCATCGCCCCACCAGGTTCACCTCTGCGACCACCCTCGGGCCCTCCCGGTCAGCAGCAGCGAATGTCCGGAATGCCACCACAGCAGCAATCACAGCAGCAGCCTGCCCCAGGACAGCAACCTCCGCCTCAACAGGCGACTCCGGGAATCCCGCAGGTAGGACCCGGTGGAATGGTTAAGCCGCCATATGCGATGCCTCCCCCGCCCTCTCAGCAAGTAGGCCAGCCGGGAGTGGGCCAGGTGGGAGTGCCACCCGGCGGAATGATGGCCCAAAAGCAAGCACCGATGCCGGGTCAACCTGGAATGCAGCCGCAGCctctgcaacagcagcaacaaccaccGCACCAGCACCCACACCCTCACCAACACCCACACCAGCATCCGCAGCACCCGCATCCGCATCAAATGCCACCAAACCAACAGGTGCCCGGCGGAGGGATTATGATGCCCGGCGGCGGAGGAGCCCAGCTGGTCAAGAAGGAGTTGATTTTCCCCCTCGATAGTGTGGAGTCCACAACACCAGTTCTATACCGTAGAAAGCGTCTGACCAAGGCCGACGTGTGTCCAGTGGACCCGTGGCGCATCTTCATGGCGATGCGCTCTGGCCTGCTCACTGAGTGCACCTGGGCCCTTGATGTACTCAATGTGTTGCTATTCGATGACACAACTGTGCAGTTTTTCGGGATCTCGAACCTTCCCGGCCTACTTACACTTCTGTTGGAGCACTTCCAAAAAAATCTTGCCGAGATGTTTGATGAGCGAGATGGCGAGGAGCATGCGAGtgaggaggcggaggcggctGATGACGATGCCGACAGTGGGACTGTGATGTGTGACAACCGACAGTCACGATGTGTTCGGAGTATCAGCAGCTACAACCGCAAGCGGCACTATGAAAACATGGATcgtggagcaaaaggggtcgGAAACGCCAGCGACTCTGAGGACGCCGACGAGGGCATCGATCTTGGCCAGGTCCGAGTACAACCTAATCCGGAGGAACGCTCACTGCTACTCTCGTTCACTCCAAATTACACGATGGTAACGCGGAAAGGTGTTCCCGTGCGAATCCAGCCCGCCGATCATGATATCTTTGTAGACGAGCGCCAGAAAGCGTGGGACATCGACACGAATCGGCTTTATGAGCAGCTGGAGCCAGTTGGAAGCGACGCTTGGACCTTCGGGTTTACAGAACCAGATCCTCTGGACGGCATCATTGACGTCTTCAAATCGGAGATAGTAAACATTCCATTTGCACGCTACGTTCGCTCTGATAAGAAGACGAAAGCGCCCAAGAAACCGGAGATCAAAAAGGAGGAAAACAGCGCGGAAGAGGAACAGAACACGTACAATAAGAAGCGACGTTTGGTTAGCGGCGGTAGTAGCAATGATGGTGGAAAGAAGTCCAAGCTGTCCAGCGAAGAGTTTGTTCAGCCGAACGCTGAAGTGAAGAAGGAGCCGGCCGACAGCGACTGCCGGACCATCGACATGGAGATCGACGAGTCACCGCAACGTTTGACGAACGGCGTGGCTCCATCCACACCACAGGACGGATTTGATCCTCGAACAACAGTAAGGGACGCTGCCCATGTTTTGCAGAGGAGACGGGATTCCAGTTACGAAGATGAATGCTACACGCGGGATGAGGCTTCACTGCATTTGGTAAACGAGAGCCAAGACTCGTTGGCGCGTCGCTGCATTGCATTGTCAAATATCTTCCGCAACCTGACGTTCGTGCCTGGCAACGAAACGGTGCTCGCCAAGTCGACCAGGTTCCTGGCTGTCCTAGGTCGTTTGCTGTTGCTGAACCATGAACATCTGCGGCGAACTCCCAAAACGAGAAACTACGACCGGGAGGAAGACACCGACTTCAGCGATTCATGCAGTTCGCTGCAAGGGGAGCGCGAGTGGTGGTGGGACTATCTGATCACCATTCGTGAAAACATGTTAGTGGCCATGGCTAACATAGCTGGGCACTTGGAGCTGTCACGCTACGATGAACTCATTGCACGTCCGCTTATCGATGGACTACTGCATTGGGCGGTGTGTCCCAGTGCCCACGGCCAGGATCCTTTCCCGTCATGTGGCCCCAACTCTGCGCTGTCGCCGCAACGTCTGGCGCTAGAGGCTCTCTGTAAACTGTGCGTCACGGATGCTAATGTGGATCTTGTTATAGCCACGCCTCCGTTTTCCCGATTGGAGAAGCTATGCGCCGTGCTAACCCGTCACCTGTGCCGCAATGAGGATCAGGTGCTGCGAGAGTTCTCGGTAAATTTGCTTCATTACCTGGCAGCAGCCGACAGTGCTATGGCCCGCACGGTGGCGCTACAGTCCCCCTGCATCTCCTACTTGGTGGCGTTCATCGAGCAAGCGGAACAGACAGCGCTGGGAGTGGCCAATCAGCACGGAATAAACTACCTGCGCGAGAACCCGGATTCGATGGGCACCAGCTTGGACATGTTACGCAGGGCGGCTGGCACTCTACTTCATCTGGCCAAGCATCCTGATAACAGATCACTCTTTATGCAACAGGAGCAAAGGCTCCTGGGCCTGGTCATGTCACACATTTTGGATCAACAGGTGGCTCTAATTATCTCGCGAGTGCTCTATCAAGTCTCCCGAGGAGCTGGTCCCATGCACTCTGTGGAGTTTAGATTACTGCAGCAGCGCCAGCAGCAGCTTCAAAGACCCGGCGGAGCGGAGAAGCCAGCTTCGACGGCAGCAAGCGGAAGTGGAGCAGCTGGGACTGCAGTGAAAGTTGAGCCAGCAGTGACATCGGAGCCAATCGAATCAAAGCCTCCGGCGGTGGTAAATGATgagaacagcaacagcagccaacAGCTACCGCCGGCAGCGACCTTCAACGACGTaagcaacagcagcaccaACAGCAATAGCTGCGGCACAGTCAGCAGCAACCAAACCAACAACAGCTCCAGCAACAGCACCCACAGCAGCAGTGCGGTAAGCAGTCAGTCAGCAAACACCACATGTCCTCCGGCCACAGGAGGAACATCCgtgacggcggcagcagccgCGGCAGCTGCCATTGTCAATGACCAGCAGCAGGTGAGCAAAGTAGCTGCAGCTCTGAGCAGTGCCACTGCAGCGGCGGCAGTAGCAGCAGCGGCTGCGTCCGCCTCATCGGCCCAGCCTGCAACTCCAGCGGTCGCACAACCAGCGGCACCACCTCCAACCAATACCGGAACCACGACTGCCGTTGCGTAG